The Chroicocephalus ridibundus chromosome 4, bChrRid1.1, whole genome shotgun sequence genome contains the following window.
TGACACAGTTCCGTTCTCCACGCTCCTGTCCCTGTCCATCCCCAGTTTGTTTAGGCAGTGCAGAAGCAGGAAAGTTTTCCATCCCCACCAGACCAGAAAGCAGCAAGGTCCGTGCTCGTTACTACCCTGACCGGTTCACAGATCACTGTAAGCCAGAATGCCGCTTTCTTACCTAACTGTACACCTGACAGGTAGGGAGCAGGGgatgccatttttaaaaatctgcaccCTGAAGTCACTAAATGtgtaaaaattaattcaaaataatcAGATGATCAGGTTTTTCTGTTTCACATTGGAATCATCTGCTGAAGATCATTAGTTACCTGTATCAGGGCTAAGAATAAGTAATTTACAATATGCTGACTTCAAACCTGCCTCTTCCTGTATTGGCCTGGGAAACACATTTCTAATCAGCTCATTTCTGTGGATGGGGCACAGCTGTATGTGGCGTTCTCTGTGTTACAGATACAGGACACCTGGAGCTGTGCGTGCTGTATCTTCCTTTGAAGGATGGCAAAATTTGAGTGCCTGACCCTCTATTACCTGGTCAgagtaatttggtttttttttttttttgagacaaagcAGGAAAAGTGGGAGATACAGACGTACAAAATGTGCACGGACAGGATTATAGAAAAAGATGATAATCATGGCTTTAAGCTTTTAACCTACTGGTGATTCATGAGTCATCCGGTCACTTCAAAGAGGAAACTTATAGGAGAATTATGGAGAGACCTTATGGTGAGAAAGTGAAGAGCAACtgtgaaagaaagggaaacagaaaaaagctaGAAGTTTGCAGTTGAAAGCAAATAATTTGCTTCTGTGCTAGTGGTAGGAAGAACAAGCACCGACATTTTCAAAAGGTGATCCACATCTCTCTTAATTTCCAAAATCACTTTTCATCTGTTCTTAAAATACGTCTATCAGTTGGAGATTCAGtggaaggcaggaaaaaacccaacaactcaaCTATTAGGCTACACTGATAATTAAATGCATAAACTAATAGCCTGATtacacgtaaaaaaaaaaaatacactgtaagAGATTAAAACAAGGGGATTACGTTAAATTGAAACAgggattaaatatttttcctaaaggCTTTTAACACATTTTCCAAAGACCTGCTTATGAGCACAATTTGACTgatgaaaagtatttcttttggaGATAATAGACTAAATAATCACATAATTAAGCCATGCGAAGTGCAGTGCTTGTAAGCCGATGATAGTATGTTTCAGATATGTAAGAGCTCTTTCTATGagtcacaggggtttttttggttgagttttggggttttttccccagtaaactCAATAAAATCCCCAAACTGACTGACCTAGCAGGATTGTGTTCTGAGATGACTCTGTAGTGGTTTTACTGAGCTATTAAAGGGGAAAGCTGATTTGAAACcattcagaaaaaggaagcatacaCACTTCAACGTTAGGGGAACTGAAGCACAGATGAGTGAAATTGTTAAATGCTTTCATTATAACAGTACCTAGAAGACCTCAAGTAGATTAGGCCTCTTTCTGCCAGATGGTGTACAATCACACAGTAAATATCTTCATCAAAATCTTATGCTCCAAGGGAAACAAGATACCACTCATTACTCAAGTTATTCTTCAAACCAGGTATAGAAAGTGTATCTCCCTACCCCACTGCTCCACAGTAATGTTCCCCCCAGAATATCAGCTGCGGAGATGTGCTCCCTCCTCCTGTGAGCAGTACTTGCCTCAAATTAGGAGAAGGGGAAAATTCAGAAGGTAACTTGGAAACatgtttgaagtttaaaaaaaaaaaaaaaaaaaaaagaggcaggcaAGAAGGGCGTTGAGCAATGGTGGCATAAAACAGCTGGTGAGAGTATGTCCTTAATCCGTATGACATGTTACTACATAAAGAACTACAAAAGTACTGCTGAGATTGCCATGTACTACACAAATAATGAGTTTTTGCCAAGACGTAGAAAGAAACTTACTTTCTTCAGGTTTGTTACTAAGTGGGATCCTAAAACTGAATCCACGGAGTCTCACCAATTTGAATGAGACTATTCATGAGATTCAGAGAGGATGCTGATGAGTAGGGGAGGTTGGCAGGAAGGAAGAAGTAAGCTATtgggaaggaaattattttttcatggaaCACCAGTGGGTTTCTGGAACGCTTTCAGAACTGAGGGAAGGGGATTTTAATAAAACTTCCCAAATAAAGCTTAAAGTGTAAACAAACTAATATGTAGGTAGTGTAGAAAGCCTGCAGAAGTTATATTTTACGGGTGTATTCTAATGCCCTGGTAGAGTTAGTATTGTACATTCTAAGAAATCAATGGCCGACTCAGTTGTGTTCTTCAGCGTGTGAAAGGGTGTGACAATCCACCCTGCATGGAAGGTTCTGCTCTGATGCATTTACACAAGTAGTGTATTAAATTATGcaagcagtattttttaaaatactatttgacAATTCTGCTTGAAGATATTTGGCTAACTTGCATATAGAACCAAATTTTGCTTTGAGTTTATTAAGCTTTCCCTTTCTGTTAAGCTTTCAAGTTCATTTAGCAATGTGAGTTTGTATAAAAGAAGTAACGTCCGTGTAGGCTCCCTGCACTTTGCGATGCTCATTTCTTTAAACTTCGTGTGCTAGCTCAGGAGCAATAATATCAAGTGACTTCAAAGGACAACTGCTTCCAACAATCCGCAATGGCTTGTATTTCAACTCAGTAACCAGCATAGCTCACCAGAcctgttattttatttcaaggCCTGTGCTGCTCTTTTCATGTATTGAGCTACAGTCCCAGCTCAGTGCAAatgaaaggggaagggggaagcccAAAGTTGTTGTAGAATTTGCGAGGAAGGGGAGGTCTGCGTGCATGTCTCTCCAGACATAGGcacaaagactatttttaaagtaAACCTGGAAAATATGTTTCACGCAAGCAGTCAATAATAAAGCTTGATGacatgttttccttctctcacacCCACTTACTGGCTTCCCTCCTTCAACTGTATCTTGTCTGAAACCAAGACTGTAGGTGCTTTGGAAAAGGATCTGTCAGTGTAAATCAACCAGACTCTGATTTGGCTGGCTACATGCTGCTTTAGAATAAATGGCAATAATTAATAGGTCATTCATTTTGCATGTCAGTGGTGTTCATTACAGTAAATGTAtttgcctcccctcctccctccctgtttAAGGCATCAAATGATATCCCTACAAAGTGCTTATTCAAACTGGCAGATCTCTTACATGTGTTTCGGACTAGAAATATATTGAATTTGACACAGAGCCTTCATTCTGATAATATTGTTTGAATAGTGGGTTTCTGAAACAAGGTCAAGGCTAAAAGCCTGGACTATCTGTCTCATTTTGGGTTTAATATAGGTGAATGTAATTGATGTCAATGAAGCTTCAGCTCCAGCCTTAGTCTTTCACCGGAAACCTTCTCTTTAGACTGTGAGGGGATGTTTACAGTCTGAACTAAGCTTTTGCCAACAAGCAAGTCAGCATTGCTTTGATTTCTCCTTTGTACCACCGAACCTTGTCATTGGCATAAGTGTTTGCGTGACTGTGCATTGAGACACATCAGGGACTAGCCTAAGTTAAAGCACATCAGTTTTTTTCCTGATCTGGTTCACAATCTGGTCCCACAAACTCTTGTATAGGCATGAAAGAAAGTGCCATGTAGGGTCAGCAAAAATGTGGCTGAGGGCAGCAAATAGACAGGACTTGTGTTAGTAGTGCTTTATAATGCTTGTTTAAAAGGTGCCTGAAACTAAGGCCTGATTCAACTCTGATTTTGTCTCCTGGACAAAACTCCCTTTGATTTCTGTAGGTACTGTGTCTAAGAAAGGCCTGGTGGCCTTTGTTCTTGATGGTTCCTTTGAGAAGCAGACAGGGTGTTGAATAAATAGGGCAATGTGGTACTATACATGGATTTATCTTAAATAGTTCATAATTTTGTTaggtttttatttaattcatgGCTACCTCTATCTGATTGTCTGGTTTTAGGATGAGACAAAGATTAGACTGGATTTGACTCTGGAAGATAGAAGagaaaggtgtttaaaaaaaataataataaaacaggtGTTGGTTAGAGCTTCCACCTCTCTCTTGGCAGTGCTGGAAGGTAGACTTCTGTCATGATGTTGGTCGTggtttttctgctgctctttttctcttccattctctCAGAACtggaaaggagataaaaaatCCTGCCCTTCTACCTGTGATTCTGAATCAGCTTTCCTAGTCCGTGGTTATGTGCCCAGCAAAACCCCAGAGCCAAATTCCCTGTCAAAGCCAAGCATCTTTTGGCTTGTCTCTATTATCTAAGTGAGGATATACAAGTCCAGAAGATGGGAAGGGAGAAATACCTGGTCCAATGCAAACAGTTATTTCCTCTTGTATACTAATGTTTTAATAATGGTTTGAGAGAGATAGGGATTGGTGAAGATGTTTGAATTCAGTCTGCATACAGGAACAAAAACTGAGCCCATTGCAATTGTAACTGTTCAAATATCAAATAAATATACTGTTTCACCTGCACAATATAGGAACACATTCAAATATGTGCTCATAGTAAGTCACTGCAGCACCCACCAAAACCTTGAGACTACGGTGCCACCTGTAGTGTTCTCACCCTTGTCCTTATGGGACAGGGGCCAGCAACTCAGCAGAGTCATGATCTACTGCAGGACACACATCCTATCCAGGGTACCGAGAGGCCAAGAGCAACACGGTGCCCTACAAGTGTGTCCTTCAACAACCTAGAGCAAAAGTGGTTTTGTCCTGGTTTTAAGGCTTTTCCTAGCTGAGGATGAGTAGACAGACTTTGCTTTGCAACTCTGAATTTCTTGGCTTCCTTCACCTCGTGCTTCACAAAATACCTGATGCCTGTATCAATAGTATAATGGTGTATGGCCTGTTGCAGCTTATTTCTATAATgtgcttgctttttatttgcttggtGTGGCTGATGGGAGAACTTACGTAAAGCAGTTTCAGGTTTATTGCTTACATCAGTCACCGGAGAAGCTATCAACAGGTACTTGCATCACCCACCCATTGCATCCGCACTGGCTAATATAATGCAGGGCAACAACATGACTCTCCCACCCCTCAACTTAATTCTTCAGCTCTActtccatatatttttaattgcagaatgGGGTGAAATTCCTCAGTCTGGACGTGTGCCAACACTTCTAAATGCCACTACGCTGCCCTTGCAGTGACTACATCTGAGGAACACACACTCTGTAACTTGTTCCTGAGGGAGCCCCTTGTGCCACCAAAGTGAGGGGACAATGCTGTCATGAGACAGACTGGAGAGGTCTGACTTGGTGTATCTTTCTACTCACTTTGCAACAGGGTAAATGACACCACAAGAAAACACAACATCCCAGACCtgtgaaatatatatatgtatttttcaatCACACTCAATTGGGAACACTTATTTAGTTTTATTAAGAGTTTTATTAGCTCTAAAAATAggttcttaaatattttccaaggTTgactaaaatatgaaaaacaatcATATaatcagtgtttaaaataaaCCAGTTTGTTATAACTGAGACTGATTCAGTGGCATAACGTTTATCAAGAATGATAGCATACAGGGAATTGTACAGCCTCAACAAATCCACAGACAGTATTTCTCTGATTGCTTTCAAACTGACCGGTTGCAGAGTCTAGTTGTCTGTTGCCCAACAGAATTCCTACCAGCAAGAACACTGCAAAAGAGTGGAACCCGGTCTTCGGGTGAGAAAGCTGTGAggtttttacagaaaataaagaactgGTCTATTGGTGTACCCCTCTTTTATACTTTCTTATCGTTAAATGAAAACTTTCATAAATAGCCTTACATAAATAATCATTTCATAAGCTTTAAAAAGTTCACGACGTCAGTTGGACCTGACTAAACATTCTCTGGTCTCTAACTGCTTAAACTGTTTCTGCAATTATTCTGGAATACAAGAATCCTTAATGTCTCTTATTGTAAGAGCAGATCATATCTTTTTGGTAAGAGTTAAGCTGCAGAGGAAGATTTGGCAGTGAAGTGAAATGCATGTTACAGctgatgctgtatttttttttattggtataACTGAAAAGATTAAGCTGTAGTGCAGGTAGGGCTTGAGTCATGCTTTTATTGTTGTGTCTCTTGGCCTGATATGAACTATATTATTAAAAACAGTAGCTCAAGCTGATTCTGTACTTTGTTTATCTACAGCCAAGCTCAGCCAAATATCAGCTAGCCTAGTGAAAAAATGTAGTTGAAGGCTGTGTACATACAGGCACTGCTAATTACTTTCAATGACTGTCAAATGAACATTGATACTAATATATTTCTTTAGTATGCCTTTAAACAAAGCACTCTTATCTATGCATAAGAAAAAGCACTACGCTGAGCAGAGTTAATACAACATGTTAATCTGTATTTTGATTTagtctgttcttttaaaaaaaaaaaaaaaaaagtgatttatcaCCCCTTTTCGTTGCCAAAAGGAACTGCAGTACCTTCCAAAAGCTTTCGCCCTGGGAGATCCCGGTGTCAGTTTCAGTAGTATTTACACCTCTTTTCCTCCATAGCTTTTACGCGACCAGCAGCTTTAGTCTCAGTGACTTTTTGCACGTAAAGGCGCCGGGTGTGTTTGTAAATGACAGCCAATATAACCCACCATCTGAATTTGCAACGCTGAAAAACTGTTAAGGAGATAACTGATTTACCCTCCCGAGCCTGCGTCCCGGCGTTTTACTCGCAAAGAGATTATCCGAAGTAGGCTATGCTACCGCGGGGATACCGTGGGGAATCGTAGGATTAAAAGGCCCGGCAAGAAAACCTTCGGAGGGAAGCAGGCGGCAGGATTTAAAGTGAGAGCAATCCCAGACGCGAATGAAACAAAAACACGCTATGGGTTTCTCTTCCTTAGATAAAAGTACCGGCGAGCCAGCCTAAACGCTGCGCGCGGACGACTAGTTAGAACAAGTTTAAACTCAAgagctaaaattaaaatgtttcctctGTGCGACTGCCTCCTGCCCCGGGAGTTCTCCCGCCTGCCCGCGGTCctacacctcccgctgccccggcgGGCTCGCTCCTCCCGCACCGGCGGGCgacgggccgggggcggggggcaccgggCAGACACCGCGCCGCCCGTAGCGCGCCCGGTTTCGCTGCGAGCCGGGCCGGAGCCCGGCCCTCTCCCCCTGGCGCTGCGGGGCCCGGCTGGGCGGGCGGGCGCTAGACGAGGGACTCGCAGACGGGCACCGAGTCCGAGTCCTGGCTGTGCATGGAGCTCAGCCCCGTGTCCGAGTCCTCGTCGTTGTCGGCGCGGTCCTTGCGCAGCGCCCGCGCCTGCTCCAGCCAcccggccgcgctgccccccgccgccggccgccccccgcccgccgccccgcgcggCTCCGCCGGCACCTCCGCCACGTCCAGGGTGCCCAGCGTCTCCAGCAGGCGCTGCAGCTCCCGCTCCTTGTCCTCCCACGCCCGCTGCGTGTAGTCCAGGTCGGTTTTGATGGCCTCCAGGTCCGTGCTGAGCTTGAGGCCGATGTAGAGGCTGGTGCTCAGCTGGGTCTTCACCCGCTCGTGCTCCAGGTGCAGCtcgccctcgccgccgccgctcagCTCCGTGGTGTCGCAGTCCGTCTCGGCcaggccgggccccgccgccagctccagctcctcccgaCGCCGCTTCATCCAGCGTTCGTTGAGCTCCTCCTGGATCTCGGCGGCCaggtgctccagcagctcctcctgctgcgcccgctgctcctgcagctgcagcacctcCTCGCACTTCCTGGCGTAGTCCTCctcggggcggccggcggcgggctgggccgccccgcccggctcccggcccggctccggctccccgccgccggcccccacCAGGTAGGTGTCCTGCACGTAGTTGACGCCGTGCCGCTTCATGCGGTCCAGGTGGATCTTGGCCTCGTACCTGTCGATCTCCCGGTCCAGCTCGCGGAGCCGCTGGATCTGCTGCCGGATGGTGTGGTCCTGCGAGAGCACCAGGTGCACCAGCGTCTCCATCCTCTCCGCCGACGAGGCCTCCCGGGCCAGCGGCTGCTGCCGCTTCTTGTTGATCTTGGCCAGCTTGCGGAAGGCTTTCCTCACCACCCGCCGCTGCCGCTCCTGCGTGAGCGCCAGGCTGGCGCGGGCCGCCCCCAGGCCGTGGCCGGGGCGCTCCTTGCTGAGCACCACCCGCGCCTCGGCGCTGCGCGGCCCCGCGTTGGGCAGCGAAGCCTCGCTGCGCACCAGCACGAAGCGCACGTTCTCCTGCTCGTCCCCCCACGCCACCCAGAGCCGCAGGATCTTCGTCTTGTTGGGCAGGATCCGCTCGAAGCCGCGCCACTTCTCCACGATGCAGTAGGAGTGCGGCGGCCCCGACAGCATCCCGCCGCCGGGCTCGGGCAGCGccggccgctgccgccggtgGTGGCTGTCCTCCAGCAGCACCCGCACCACGTCCGAGCAGGTGGTCCGCCGGGAGAGCCCGGAGAtcagcttctcctcctggcagATCCACACCGAGATCTTCCGCTCCTCGGGCTCCATcgggggcggctgcgggcgggcggccgggggccGCCGGCTCAGGGCTGGCCGGGCAGCCGCTCCATGGGGAGTGCTCCGGGGAGGCGCGGCGTCGCCCGCCCGTCCGGCTTCAGCATGGCCGAGATGCCTCCCCGCCCGCGGCACCCCGCCCGTGCGCTGCGCTCCGCCGGCCGCCCCACCCCTTCCTGCCCGGTGCGGCGGTCCCCCGGgaggggcccggcccggcccggcgcggtgCGGAGTCTGCTgcggctcccgcccgccgcccgcgctCTGGCGGgtccccccaccgccgccgccgggttTTCCTCTCCCACCACGTGGGCGCCCCCCGCGGCTCacgccccggcggcggccgccggcccgcGGGCAGCGCCGCCCCGGCAACTCCGCGCCGAAATCCGCCGGCGCGGAAACTTCAAGGCAGGTCCGCCGTCGTCGCCGCGTCCTGCTCTCTGCCCTGCCTCTGCCGCGAAGAAGCGGCGTCGAGGGATCTTCCAAACTGCCGAGGGACAAGAGCGAATCCTCGAGCTTCAAAGCGAAAGCCAGAACTAGTGAGGAATTTCCAGTTTTAGTAAATCATCCGCCTGTAATTAGGAAGTTCATGTTTGTAAAGCAATTCGCAGATGAAATA
Protein-coding sequences here:
- the RASSF10 gene encoding ras association domain-containing protein 10; the protein is MEPEERKISVWICQEEKLISGLSRRTTCSDVVRVLLEDSHHRRQRPALPEPGGGMLSGPPHSYCIVEKWRGFERILPNKTKILRLWVAWGDEQENVRFVLVRSEASLPNAGPRSAEARVVLSKERPGHGLGAARASLALTQERQRRVVRKAFRKLAKINKKRQQPLAREASSAERMETLVHLVLSQDHTIRQQIQRLRELDREIDRYEAKIHLDRMKRHGVNYVQDTYLVGAGGGEPEPGREPGGAAQPAAGRPEEDYARKCEEVLQLQEQRAQQEELLEHLAAEIQEELNERWMKRRREELELAAGPGLAETDCDTTELSGGGEGELHLEHERVKTQLSTSLYIGLKLSTDLEAIKTDLDYTQRAWEDKERELQRLLETLGTLDVAEVPAEPRGAAGGGRPAAGGSAAGWLEQARALRKDRADNDEDSDTGLSSMHSQDSDSVPVCESLV